One window from the genome of Candidatus Bathyarchaeota archaeon encodes:
- a CDS encoding helix-turn-helix domain-containing protein yields the protein MSIRHMSRIWESSKQSGSALLVLLAIADMANDDGVAWPSIATLSRKCRLSEPQTRRLLRKLENDQDIEITIFRGHKSNIYKLPTLSSTRGFENRDLAPTRGNPSVNHQINRELDNYPSSSSSSTDAAADERYKLLLAAGVQKRSIEKILETDINLDDILAELARCYDPRHNIRKPEVILSMNLISGNRPSGQYYSDDTRVRFIPEEILKRADIEYEIIYDDPLQPENSLAEEKPTAGEIDTAVQAAWRLVTDDLRHELPITTSRKLDQIWLYDYSSANCLMTLASSEQNYLDWVRERLSTTIIRMMTGIINQDIRLDFVCIDGYKT from the coding sequence CTGGGAGAGTTCTAAACAATCAGGCAGCGCGCTGCTGGTGCTTCTAGCTATCGCCGATATGGCGAATGATGATGGCGTCGCCTGGCCATCGATTGCCACACTATCACGTAAATGCCGATTGTCAGAACCACAAACTAGACGTCTTTTACGAAAACTGGAAAACGATCAGGATATTGAGATTACCATTTTTAGGGGGCATAAAAGCAATATATACAAACTTCCAACCCTCTCATCCACGCGAGGGTTTGAAAATAGAGACCTCGCGCCCACGCGAGGTAATCCATCAGTTAACCATCAGATTAACCGCGAATTGGATAATTATCCATCCTCATCATCCTCATCTACAGATGCCGCCGCTGATGAACGATATAAACTGTTGTTAGCTGCTGGAGTTCAGAAACGATCGATTGAAAAAATCCTGGAAACAGACATCAATCTTGACGACATACTTGCTGAACTGGCGCGCTGCTACGATCCACGCCACAATATACGCAAGCCTGAGGTAATCCTGAGCATGAATCTCATTTCTGGCAATAGGCCATCCGGTCAATATTACAGCGATGATACCCGGGTCCGCTTTATTCCTGAGGAGATCCTGAAACGCGCGGATATCGAATACGAGATCATTTATGACGATCCGTTGCAGCCTGAAAATTCTCTAGCTGAAGAAAAACCAACCGCCGGTGAGATCGACACGGCAGTGCAGGCCGCCTGGCGCCTCGTGACCGACGATCTGCGCCACGAATTACCAATAACGACAAGCAGGAAATTAGACCAGATATGGCTCTACGATTATTCATCCGCAAATTGCCTAATGACATTAGCGTCCAGTGAACAAAACTACCTAGATTGGGTGCGCGAACGATTGTCGACTACTATTATCCGCATGATGACAGGGATAATAAATCAGGATATACGGTTAGATTTTGTGTGTATAGATGGCTATAAAACGTAA